The region GACGTACCGTGGGCGGCGCTGAGAAGCCTAATGCACTGGGAACCATGATAGGAGCCATGCTGGTTTCCACACTGGAGAACGGCCTTACCATCTGTGCGGTTCCGTTCTATGTTCTGCCGGCAGTGAAGGGCTCTGTCCTGGCACTTGCGCTTATTGCAGCTTATGCATCTAAGAAAGAAGATTAATCAGGAGGTTACTACATATGTCAAGATTTGATCATTATTTTCAGATGAACGTGGGGGATGTCATTGAGTATACGCTGGAGAAAGCCACGGAAATTCCATGGGACCGCGATTCTATGGAGGCAGTGGTTCCTCCTTCCCATGGCAACCTGAACTATGTGTATCGTGTATGGGACGGCAAGGGACATTCCATCTACATCAAACAGGCCGGATCCGAGGCCAGGATATCCAAGGACATAAAACCATCCAGGGACAGAAACCGCCTGGAGTCCGAAATACTCATGCTGGAGGACCAGTATGCGCCGGGAATGGTACCTCATGTGTATTTCTTTGACACCGTCATGTGCGCCTGCGGCATGGAGGACTGCTCTGATTATGCGGTCATGCGCGACGCCATGTTAAAGCATGAGACCTTCCCAAGATTCGCTGAGGACGTATCCACCTTTATGGTGAACACCCTTCTTTTGAGCAGCGATGTGGTTATGGACCACAAGGAGAAGAAAGAGCTGGTAAAAAAGTTCATTTCTCCGGACCTCTGTGATATCACGGAAAAACTTGTGCTCATGGAGCCATATATGGATTTGTATGACAGGAACAATGTGTATGCGCCCAACCGGGATTTTGTGAAGAAGGAGCTCTATGAGGACGAGGCGCTCCGCCTGGAGGTGAGCAAGCTTAAATTCCGGTTTATGACAGATGCCCAGGCGCTTCTGCACGGCGATCTTCACACGGGATCCATCTTTATCCGCCAGGATTCAACAAAGATATTTGACTGTGAATTCGGAACCTATGCGCCTATGGGCTATGATGTGGGCAATGTGGTGGCCAACCTGATATTCGCATATGACAACGGACTTTCCGCGGACGACGGACCATTCTGCGACTGGTGCCTTAAGACCATTGAGGAGACAGTGGATCTCTTTATTGAAAAGTTCAGCAGGAAGTATGACGAGGCAGTGACAGAGCCAATGGCTAAGGTAAAGGGCTTTAAGGAGTGGTATTTTGGCGGAATCCTTAAGGATACCGCCGGTTATGCAGGCACGGAGCTGCACCGCAGGACCGTGGGCATGGCCAATGTAGTGGATGTGACCGCCATTCAGGATGAAACGAAACGCCTCCTTGCGGAGCGCATCAATATACTGGCAGGCAAGGATTATATTATGAACCAGGGCTCCTTTAGGACCGGGGCTGATTACGCTGCGGCAGTGTTAAGGGCAAAGGAAGCAGCCCAAAAGACGCTTTAAGGCCGGTTGGGACATGAGGGATTACACAGGTTAAGTAGAGAAGGAGGCATAAAAACCATGACGGTTGAGGAATTTTTTGACCAGGTGATTACGGTCAGAATGAGAGAGGACAGAAGCTCGCTGGACATCATAGACCAGACGCTTCTTCCGGGCACCATTAAGCGTATCAATCTGAATACAAAAGAGGAAATATGGGAGGCAATCAAGAAGCTGAGAGTCCGCGGAGCCCCTGCAATCGGCGCTGCGGCTGCCTATGGAATAGCCCTGCTGGCATCCGGCATTGCCGGGGACCAGTACGACGCGTTTTACAGCCGGTTTAAGGAATTGAAGGATTATCTGGCATCGTCCAGGCCAACGGCTGTCAATCTGTTTTGGGCGCTGAACCGTATGGAGGCGGCTGTTACGGCCAATAAGGAAAGGGACGTGACCGCAATCAAGGAGCTGCTCTTTGAGGAGGCGGATAAGATTCGGGAGGAGGATATCCAAATCAGCCGCGGTATCGGAGAAATTGGCTTTGGGCTGCTGAAGGAGCTCAAAAAGGAGGGCAGGGAAATAGGTATCCTGACCCACTGCAATGCAGGCACACTGGCCACGGCCAAGTATGGGACAGCTACGGCTCCCATGTATATTGCCCTGGAAAAGGGATGGCCCGGAACAGCCATGCATGTTTACTGTGATGAGACAAGGCCCCTTCTCCAGGGCGCCCGCCTCACCTCCTTTGAACTCTATAATGCGGGTATCACCACCACCCTGCAGTGCGACAATATGGCGTCCATACTGATGAAATCAGGAAAGATTGACATTATCTTTGTGGGCTGCGACCGGGTGGCCAGAAACGGCGATGCCGCCAATAAAATAGGAACCAGCGGCGTGGCCATTCTGGCAAAGCACTATGGAATCCCCTTCTATGTGTGCGCGCCCACCTCCACCATTGATATGGATACATTGACAGGCGATCAGATTCCCATTGAGATGCGAAGCCCTGATGAGGTGACAGAGATGTGGTATAAGGAGCGCATGGCTCCGGAAGGAATCAATGTATATAATCCGGCCTTTGATGTGACCGACCACTCCCTGATTACAGGCATCATCACGGAGAAGGGAATGTGCCACGCGCCATATGACAAGGCGTTTGAGTCCTTGGGAATAGGGAGGTAAGCATATGCTGAGTGGAGTACCTGCAAGCATATCGCCTGAGCTGTTGAAGGTCCTGCATGAGATGGGACACGGAGACACCCTGGTTATCGGGGATGCTAATTTTCCGGCTGCATCCATCGCGGCAGAGAAGAATCATATTAACATCCGGTGCGACGGGCACCGGGCCACAGATATGCTGGACGCCATCCTGCAATTGATGCCCCTGGACGGCTTTGTGGAGAAACCCGTCACAATCATGGA is a window of Enterocloster clostridioformis DNA encoding:
- the mtnK gene encoding S-methyl-5-thioribose kinase — encoded protein: MSRFDHYFQMNVGDVIEYTLEKATEIPWDRDSMEAVVPPSHGNLNYVYRVWDGKGHSIYIKQAGSEARISKDIKPSRDRNRLESEILMLEDQYAPGMVPHVYFFDTVMCACGMEDCSDYAVMRDAMLKHETFPRFAEDVSTFMVNTLLLSSDVVMDHKEKKELVKKFISPDLCDITEKLVLMEPYMDLYDRNNVYAPNRDFVKKELYEDEALRLEVSKLKFRFMTDAQALLHGDLHTGSIFIRQDSTKIFDCEFGTYAPMGYDVGNVVANLIFAYDNGLSADDGPFCDWCLKTIEETVDLFIEKFSRKYDEAVTEPMAKVKGFKEWYFGGILKDTAGYAGTELHRRTVGMANVVDVTAIQDETKRLLAERINILAGKDYIMNQGSFRTGADYAAAVLRAKEAAQKTL
- the mtnA gene encoding S-methyl-5-thioribose-1-phosphate isomerase, whose product is MTVEEFFDQVITVRMREDRSSLDIIDQTLLPGTIKRINLNTKEEIWEAIKKLRVRGAPAIGAAAAYGIALLASGIAGDQYDAFYSRFKELKDYLASSRPTAVNLFWALNRMEAAVTANKERDVTAIKELLFEEADKIREEDIQISRGIGEIGFGLLKELKKEGREIGILTHCNAGTLATAKYGTATAPMYIALEKGWPGTAMHVYCDETRPLLQGARLTSFELYNAGITTTLQCDNMASILMKSGKIDIIFVGCDRVARNGDAANKIGTSGVAILAKHYGIPFYVCAPTSTIDMDTLTGDQIPIEMRSPDEVTEMWYKERMAPEGINVYNPAFDVTDHSLITGIITEKGMCHAPYDKAFESLGIGR
- a CDS encoding RbsD/FucU family protein, with product MLSGVPASISPELLKVLHEMGHGDTLVIGDANFPAASIAAEKNHINIRCDGHRATDMLDAILQLMPLDGFVEKPVTIMDKMEMHRDLECPVWDEFTDIVAKHDERGADAVGFLDRFAFYDAAKDAYAVVSTSETAFYACIMIQKGCL